From a region of the Roseivirga sp. 4D4 genome:
- the polA gene encoding DNA polymerase I yields MSKPEKTLFLLDAMALIYRAHFAFSKNPRINSKGLNTGAPFGFTNSLYEIIDKRKPSHIAVAFDTSAPTFRHVQYEPYKANREETPEDIKIGTPIIKDIVRAFNIPVLELDGYEADDVIGTFAKKAARQGFEVFMMTPDKDYGQLVEEHIYLYKPAFMGNGVDIMGIPEVLAKWDIERIDQVVDMLGLQGDAVDNIPGIPSVGPKTAAKLLKQYGTVEEIVAHAHELKGKLAEKVAEFGQQGILSKELARIEIEVPIEFKEEDLVYKGPNVEKLTEIFEELEFRTTLKRILGQPTSTPKSAKPKPAASEQMGLFADDAPTLQSSSEEPAIQEKSDLSTTEHDYHLIDTPELRQRLVKYLMLQNEICFDTETDNLEPIEANMVGLAFSYKQGEAYYVPTPPDDKATTQKIVEEFRSVFESEKISKIAQNAKYDVQILKNYGVEVKGPIFDTMLAHYLIDPDTRHNMDVLSENYLNYTPVSITELIGKKGVKQGNMRDVPVHQVVEYAGEDADITYQLKNSLEPLLGDGQLKKLLEEVETPLMHVLADIEYNGVKIDVDTLTAMSKELEEESRKAQAEIFEMAGEEFNVASPKQLGVVLFDNLKLVDKPKKTKTGQYATGEDILSKLAVEHDIARRILEFREYQKLKSTYVDALPTMISPVDGLVHTDYRQAVAATGRLSSNNPNLQNIPIRTPKGREIRKAFIPRSEEFTLLAADYSQIELRIVASFAKDESMIEAFKSGRDIHATTASKVFNVPLEEVDRDMRRKAKEVNFGLIYGISAFGLAQNIGISRTEAQQIITAYFNEFPGVKRYMDAQVNKAREFTYVETILGRRRYLRDIHSKNMTVRGHAERNAINAPIQGSAADMIKVAMINIHDWMKKENMKSKMIMQVHDELVFDVHNSELEIMKAKIPELMTGAVELDVPMDVEVGVGENWLVAH; encoded by the coding sequence ATGAGTAAACCGGAAAAGACCCTCTTTCTTTTAGATGCAATGGCGCTCATTTATAGAGCCCATTTTGCATTTAGTAAAAACCCAAGAATCAACTCAAAAGGACTCAACACAGGAGCTCCTTTCGGTTTTACCAATAGCTTGTACGAAATCATAGATAAGCGGAAGCCATCGCATATTGCAGTAGCTTTTGATACCAGTGCGCCTACTTTTCGGCATGTGCAATACGAGCCTTATAAGGCCAATCGAGAAGAAACACCTGAAGACATTAAGATCGGTACACCCATCATCAAGGACATTGTAAGAGCCTTCAATATTCCTGTTCTGGAATTAGATGGCTACGAAGCTGATGATGTCATAGGCACTTTCGCCAAGAAAGCGGCACGGCAAGGTTTTGAGGTGTTTATGATGACTCCTGACAAGGACTATGGCCAGTTAGTAGAAGAGCATATTTACCTCTACAAACCGGCCTTTATGGGCAATGGTGTAGACATAATGGGAATCCCCGAAGTCTTGGCCAAATGGGATATAGAACGGATTGATCAGGTGGTGGACATGCTTGGTTTGCAGGGTGATGCGGTCGATAACATCCCAGGAATTCCGAGTGTAGGACCCAAGACTGCTGCAAAGCTATTGAAGCAATATGGAACTGTCGAAGAGATTGTAGCGCATGCCCACGAATTGAAAGGGAAGCTTGCCGAAAAAGTCGCAGAGTTCGGACAACAGGGGATTCTCTCTAAAGAACTAGCACGAATTGAGATTGAGGTGCCCATTGAGTTTAAGGAAGAAGACCTAGTTTACAAGGGACCAAATGTTGAAAAACTCACCGAGATCTTTGAAGAGCTCGAATTCCGAACTACGCTAAAGAGAATTCTCGGTCAGCCAACTTCAACGCCAAAGAGTGCCAAACCAAAACCAGCTGCATCGGAGCAAATGGGACTTTTTGCTGACGATGCGCCAACCTTGCAGTCATCGTCTGAAGAGCCGGCTATTCAAGAGAAAAGTGACCTTTCTACTACTGAGCATGACTATCATTTAATAGATACACCTGAGTTGAGGCAAAGGCTGGTTAAATACCTGATGCTTCAAAATGAGATCTGCTTTGATACAGAGACGGATAACCTAGAACCGATTGAGGCGAATATGGTTGGTCTTGCATTTTCTTATAAGCAAGGGGAAGCCTATTACGTACCGACTCCACCGGATGACAAGGCCACGACACAAAAGATTGTAGAAGAGTTTCGATCGGTTTTTGAAAGTGAGAAAATTTCAAAAATTGCCCAGAATGCAAAGTACGATGTCCAAATCTTAAAGAATTATGGTGTTGAGGTCAAAGGGCCAATCTTCGATACGATGCTTGCCCACTATCTTATTGACCCAGACACACGGCATAACATGGATGTGCTATCCGAAAATTACCTGAATTATACCCCTGTCTCCATTACTGAACTCATTGGCAAAAAAGGAGTCAAGCAGGGGAATATGAGAGATGTACCCGTGCATCAGGTGGTGGAATATGCAGGCGAGGATGCAGATATTACTTATCAACTCAAAAACAGTCTCGAACCTTTACTAGGGGATGGTCAACTTAAGAAACTCTTAGAGGAAGTTGAGACTCCATTGATGCATGTATTAGCAGATATCGAGTATAATGGAGTGAAGATAGATGTCGATACCCTGACGGCTATGTCGAAGGAATTGGAAGAAGAAAGCCGAAAAGCTCAGGCTGAAATCTTCGAAATGGCAGGCGAAGAGTTTAATGTAGCCTCTCCTAAGCAATTGGGTGTGGTGCTTTTCGATAACCTCAAACTTGTTGATAAGCCGAAAAAGACAAAGACGGGACAGTATGCGACAGGTGAAGACATTCTCTCCAAATTGGCGGTAGAACATGACATTGCCAGAAGGATTTTGGAATTCAGAGAGTATCAAAAACTAAAATCTACCTATGTTGACGCCCTGCCAACCATGATCAGTCCGGTGGATGGATTGGTCCATACCGATTACCGACAGGCTGTGGCGGCTACGGGTAGGCTAAGCTCGAATAACCCGAACCTCCAGAACATCCCCATTAGAACACCAAAGGGAAGAGAGATAAGAAAGGCCTTCATTCCGAGGTCAGAGGAATTTACCCTACTGGCAGCAGATTATTCTCAAATTGAACTACGGATCGTAGCGTCCTTTGCAAAGGATGAAAGCATGATTGAGGCATTTAAGTCTGGAAGAGACATTCATGCCACTACTGCTTCGAAAGTGTTTAATGTACCACTTGAAGAAGTAGATCGTGACATGCGAAGAAAGGCCAAAGAAGTGAACTTTGGACTTATCTATGGTATTTCCGCTTTTGGATTGGCCCAGAACATTGGCATCTCAAGAACTGAAGCCCAACAGATTATCACCGCTTACTTCAACGAGTTTCCAGGTGTGAAGCGCTATATGGATGCCCAGGTCAACAAGGCCAGAGAGTTCACTTATGTGGAGACCATTCTAGGTAGGAGAAGATACCTCAGAGACATTCACTCTAAGAATATGACTGTCCGTGGTCATGCCGAACGCAATGCCATTAACGCCCCCATTCAAGGAAGTGCCGCAGATATGATTAAAGTGGCCATGATCAACATTCATGACTGGATGAAAAAAGAGAACATGAAGTCAAAAATGATCATGCAAGTGCATGATGAACTTGTGTTTGATGTACATAATTCAGAATTGGAAATCATGAAGGCCAAAATACCTGAATTGATGACAGGAGCAGTTGAGTTAGATGTGCCTATGGACGTAGAAGTTGGAGTCGGTGAAAACTGGTTGGTAGCCCATTAA
- a CDS encoding DUF5723 family protein: MIIINRRIFFLTLILIGPWLKAQEFNGFIQSDFSGVLGARVQPASIADSPYKFDFSLINGNYYLTNNIGFTRTNAEGTSLIRFLDLDPRFLHANLDVGGLSAMLSLPRNQGIALQFQLRSVSSINDLSPQFITQVNRFTDMRFLNTTVTNQKGDFATSLWQEVALSYAFVKKDDGFHRWKVGATFKLINPLANVWASIQDIDYNITGSGLAQFNNLEAELGYSSTLDEFEQFDGTQSFNRLPKGTGFKPGGDIGVVYERVAHREDPRGNRETRLKPDITYEFRLGISITDIGVMKFDQGSAAFAATGILPNQGDINFDDLFGNIDSFRQVRDSLETILQVGDKSGSYTVTLPTSLNLDYDYNFWNNFYLNVAGRFDLTSLVPADYRVNYPSSITITPRYETGYAGFYLPFYRNLDGDSELGAALRYGAFTIGTQSLGSLFSKEKKSGGVFFSINLKQLKANSKKTYCFGSSRVGSGFARSERTPLYKRKKFLFF, from the coding sequence TTGATCATTATAAATCGGAGAATCTTTTTTTTAACGCTCATTCTCATTGGCCCGTGGCTGAAGGCCCAAGAGTTTAATGGATTCATTCAGTCCGATTTCTCCGGAGTACTAGGAGCCAGAGTCCAGCCCGCTTCCATAGCAGATTCGCCATATAAATTCGATTTCAGCCTTATCAATGGCAATTATTATCTGACTAACAATATTGGGTTTACGAGAACGAATGCTGAAGGGACCAGCCTTATTAGATTTTTAGATTTAGATCCTAGATTCTTACATGCCAATCTAGACGTAGGTGGCCTTTCAGCCATGTTGTCTCTTCCGAGAAACCAAGGCATTGCCCTACAGTTCCAACTTCGATCGGTGAGCAGCATTAATGATCTATCACCACAGTTCATTACCCAGGTAAATCGCTTTACTGACATGCGATTTTTAAACACGACAGTGACCAATCAAAAAGGTGATTTCGCTACTAGCTTATGGCAAGAAGTGGCTCTGAGTTACGCCTTTGTAAAGAAAGATGATGGCTTCCATCGCTGGAAAGTCGGAGCCACCTTCAAACTGATAAACCCATTGGCTAATGTCTGGGCAAGCATCCAGGATATCGATTATAATATTACAGGCTCAGGGCTGGCCCAGTTCAACAACTTAGAAGCTGAACTGGGTTATTCGTCTACGCTCGATGAATTCGAGCAATTTGATGGCACTCAAAGCTTTAATCGACTACCGAAAGGAACAGGGTTTAAACCTGGCGGGGATATTGGAGTAGTCTATGAAAGAGTTGCTCATCGTGAAGACCCGCGTGGCAATAGGGAAACCAGGCTAAAACCTGATATCACCTATGAATTCAGACTGGGCATTTCCATTACTGATATCGGGGTAATGAAATTCGATCAGGGATCTGCGGCCTTTGCTGCCACTGGCATACTTCCGAATCAGGGAGACATCAACTTTGATGATCTCTTCGGTAACATAGATAGCTTTCGGCAAGTGAGGGATTCTTTGGAGACTATACTTCAGGTAGGCGATAAGTCAGGCAGCTATACTGTGACTTTACCTACCTCTCTTAATCTGGATTACGACTATAATTTTTGGAACAACTTCTATCTAAACGTAGCTGGTAGGTTTGACCTAACGAGCCTGGTACCAGCTGACTATAGGGTGAACTACCCGAGTAGTATCACCATCACTCCTCGCTACGAAACTGGATATGCGGGGTTTTACCTGCCCTTTTATCGTAATCTGGATGGTGACTCCGAGCTTGGAGCTGCACTAAGATATGGAGCATTCACGATCGGCACACAAAGCTTAGGCTCACTGTTCTCCAAAGAGAAAAAGTCTGGTGGTGTATTCTTTAGCATCAACCTAAAACAGTTGAAAGCTAACTCTAAAAAGACTTATTGTTTTGGATCTTCAAGAGTAGGTAGTGGATTTGCGCGATCAGAAAGGACCCCGCTCTACAAGCGGAAAAAGTTCCTATTCTTTTAA
- a CDS encoding triple tyrosine motif-containing protein, with amino-acid sequence MPFSFLKCIKKRLFVHLTIVILPFQIHLVAQTTTIKKFTTAEGLSNDDVRDIHEDRFGYKWVSTGHGLNKYDGYNFEVFRHNPQDAYSLQANSQGRIFEDLPGNIWVTLDIGGVNKYDRASRKFFFYNYNNEQPNHLNNFVKTMVFDSKGRGWVGTQKEVNLIDESLQKFVPVSVVGKEEINVLSIYESNTRQIWVTAIEGVFLYSDSLNQFEPVESNGFPIKGAYLPIEIGDSLWLAVFNEGVYRVHTSNQQVSKVNVDLLGSWISNVFQTSDGSLTISVPERGIYQYVDDGWKEVIIPDFETSQLLVAHENPKSSEFLIVTTNNEAFRLRSDGVLEKIIKSDFKLSTFWLDNREATIWLGSRGGGVIQASSKPNFFDIIDWKDDDKLGHSTHARIVGKTTDGGVYLSTEKGLIAVDAENQKVQLVLDYSTKDFYHYIRLLRDNGENIMLATDDGFFFLDKKTKALRGPSVTISGIVSDFLYDSNDSLWVIVNEQLFKQTPNGFTSTREWADVPVQFKAAQGRKLFVDSEETMWLATVREGMFRIREENGAYDVKQFKYSGVRASGFLSQTVNEIFEDADSHLWIGGFSSGLMEFDRQNETWISHTPKGSMPIPNIQSIEQANDGALWISSINGLHSYWPAKRQFKHYTIHNGLPGNTFRFHSSTKTETGKMFFGSTEGITYFDPSEVKGDMSYPDIQIESVRLFDEQVEKDRPIQQIDELEFRYNQNFIGFDFIAIDYLNPNDVVYSYKLEGVDDSWSNSTKLRSVNYASLSPGTYTFKVRAGRDAGDWGPVEASLTIEILSPFWQRWWFYSILFVFICSLLYAIHQYRVQRKIQRLSFMESTRKKAAADFHDEMGNKLTRIALFSEVLERQINGSNPDAAAYVEKIKHNSRNLNNSMRDFLWALDPKKDSAYDLASMLKDFGEELFDKTSIAFSVDQIPTVLQGVNLTMDWKRHLIMTFKEAMHNVLKHAEAKNVSLSFNYKNDRIEIVLTDNGKGFDLEKHHEGYGLRNMKSRVNELAANIEIQTKIESGTKVIFSGKPSISESRV; translated from the coding sequence ATGCCTTTTAGCTTTTTGAAATGCATTAAGAAGCGCTTGTTTGTCCATCTGACAATAGTCATTCTTCCATTTCAAATTCATTTAGTTGCACAGACAACTACTATAAAAAAATTTACCACAGCAGAAGGTCTTTCTAATGATGATGTGAGAGATATTCATGAAGATCGATTTGGTTATAAGTGGGTATCAACGGGTCATGGACTGAATAAATATGATGGCTATAATTTTGAAGTCTTTCGGCATAACCCCCAGGATGCCTATTCTTTACAAGCCAACAGCCAAGGCAGAATTTTTGAGGACTTACCGGGCAACATTTGGGTGACATTGGATATTGGTGGCGTCAATAAGTATGACAGGGCTTCAAGAAAATTCTTTTTCTACAACTACAACAACGAGCAGCCTAACCATCTCAACAACTTCGTTAAGACGATGGTATTCGATTCTAAAGGTCGAGGCTGGGTGGGAACGCAAAAGGAGGTCAATCTAATAGACGAAAGCTTACAAAAATTTGTACCTGTTTCCGTAGTAGGTAAAGAAGAGATTAATGTCTTAAGCATTTACGAGAGTAATACCCGCCAAATATGGGTTACGGCCATCGAAGGAGTTTTTCTCTATAGCGACTCTCTAAACCAGTTTGAACCAGTTGAGAGTAATGGATTCCCAATAAAAGGGGCCTACTTGCCTATCGAAATTGGCGACTCACTCTGGTTAGCCGTGTTTAATGAGGGAGTTTATCGGGTTCATACTTCTAACCAACAGGTAAGTAAAGTAAATGTCGACTTGTTGGGCTCATGGATTTCTAATGTTTTCCAGACAAGCGATGGCTCATTGACTATTTCAGTGCCAGAAAGAGGGATTTACCAATACGTAGATGATGGTTGGAAAGAAGTAATCATTCCAGATTTTGAAACAAGCCAGTTATTGGTGGCACACGAGAACCCAAAGAGCAGTGAATTTCTAATTGTTACCACAAATAATGAAGCGTTCAGACTAAGATCAGATGGCGTTCTTGAGAAGATAATCAAGTCAGATTTCAAGCTTTCCACTTTTTGGCTAGATAATCGGGAAGCGACCATTTGGTTGGGCTCTCGGGGTGGTGGGGTTATCCAAGCTTCGAGTAAACCGAACTTTTTTGACATAATAGACTGGAAGGACGATGACAAACTAGGGCATTCTACTCATGCTCGGATTGTTGGAAAAACAACTGACGGAGGGGTGTATCTATCTACGGAAAAGGGACTGATCGCAGTCGATGCTGAAAATCAAAAGGTCCAATTGGTCTTAGATTACTCAACAAAAGATTTTTACCACTACATCAGACTATTGAGGGATAATGGGGAGAATATAATGTTGGCGACAGATGATGGTTTCTTCTTTCTTGACAAGAAGACCAAAGCCTTAAGAGGCCCTAGTGTGACCATTTCTGGAATAGTAAGCGATTTTCTTTATGATAGCAATGATTCGCTTTGGGTAATCGTCAATGAACAGCTTTTCAAACAAACACCTAATGGTTTTACGAGTACCCGCGAATGGGCCGATGTCCCAGTTCAGTTTAAAGCTGCTCAGGGCAGAAAGCTATTTGTTGATTCGGAAGAAACTATGTGGTTGGCAACGGTTAGAGAAGGCATGTTTCGAATTAGAGAAGAAAATGGTGCGTATGATGTAAAGCAATTCAAATATTCTGGAGTCAGAGCATCTGGCTTTCTAAGTCAAACCGTTAACGAAATTTTCGAGGATGCGGATTCCCACCTCTGGATTGGCGGTTTCAGTAGCGGTCTGATGGAATTCGATCGGCAAAATGAAACTTGGATCAGTCATACGCCTAAAGGATCGATGCCTATACCGAATATTCAGTCTATTGAGCAGGCCAATGATGGAGCCTTATGGATTTCATCAATTAATGGATTACACAGTTATTGGCCTGCAAAACGCCAATTCAAACACTATACAATTCACAACGGATTACCAGGTAATACATTCCGGTTTCACTCTTCAACAAAAACGGAAACAGGCAAGATGTTCTTTGGCTCAACTGAGGGGATAACGTATTTCGATCCAAGTGAAGTGAAGGGGGATATGAGTTACCCCGACATACAAATAGAAAGTGTTCGACTTTTTGATGAACAGGTTGAAAAAGACAGACCCATACAGCAGATTGATGAATTAGAATTTCGATATAACCAGAATTTCATTGGTTTTGATTTCATCGCCATTGACTATCTGAATCCCAATGATGTCGTTTATTCCTACAAGCTGGAAGGTGTGGATGACTCATGGTCAAATAGTACTAAGCTGCGTTCAGTTAACTACGCAAGCTTATCACCTGGAACCTATACTTTTAAAGTTCGGGCAGGTCGAGATGCTGGTGATTGGGGGCCTGTCGAGGCCAGTTTGACGATCGAAATTCTAAGCCCATTTTGGCAACGATGGTGGTTCTATTCCATCTTGTTTGTATTTATTTGTTCGCTCCTTTATGCCATTCATCAGTATCGTGTTCAGCGGAAAATACAGCGGCTTTCCTTTATGGAATCCACCCGAAAAAAGGCCGCGGCTGACTTTCATGATGAGATGGGAAATAAGCTAACGCGTATTGCATTGTTTTCGGAAGTATTGGAAAGACAAATAAATGGTTCGAATCCCGATGCCGCTGCTTATGTCGAAAAGATCAAACACAACTCAAGAAACCTTAATAACTCCATGCGTGACTTTTTATGGGCCTTGGATCCCAAGAAAGATTCTGCCTATGATTTGGCCAGCATGTTGAAGGATTTTGGAGAGGAGCTATTCGATAAGACCTCCATCGCCTTCTCAGTGGACCAAATACCGACTGTTCTCCAAGGCGTTAACTTGACTATGGATTGGAAACGTCATTTGATCATGACCTTCAAAGAGGCTATGCATAACGTGTTGAAGCATGCGGAAGCCAAGAACGTGTCTTTGAGTTTTAATTATAAAAATGACCGGATTGAGATTGTCCTGACAGACAATGGGAAGGGGTTTGACCTGGAGAAGCACCACGAGGGATATGGCCTGAGAAATATGAAGTCGAGAGTCAATGAACTAGCCGCTAACATTGAAATACAGACAAAAATTGAATCCGGAACGAAAGTAATATTTAGCGGAAAACCATCAATAAGCGAAAGTAGGGTATGA
- a CDS encoding amidase has protein sequence MTILNTKFKKAPVVLILLLLTTGFLAGFKMAQNMAIEKSDVEAAQKILNLDFDDQEISQMLPNINRNLRGLKELHEYKIDNSVPPALWFNPPKGNRPIPTKQQQIQWELPKNVKLPENKNDLAFYTVAELSVLIRERKITSVELTEFFIGRLRRHDDSLKAVISITEERALAQAKRADDLLKNGTYLGPLHGIPYGAKDLMSVPEYKTTWGAGPYKDQDRGKELATVVKKLDEAGAVLVAKLTLGALAMGDVWYGGTTKNPWNLKQGSSGSSAGSASSTSAGLVPFALGTETLGSIVSPSTRNGVTGLRPTFGRVSRAGAMALSWSMDKIGPITRNALDCALVFDAIRGVDNIDLTVEDHPFNYQGKVDLSKLRVGYLKSYFDRNRPTQKENDDKSLEVLRSLGADLQPVEWVSNLPFPAMQAILSAEASAAFDALTRSDRDTLLVRQSAGAWPNLFRSARFTSAVDYINANRVRYEVVQRVNALMEDYDVIVTPSFGGSQLLTTNLTGHPCVVLKNGYNQNGSPTSISFIGNLFDEATILAVARAYQEATAFDEQHPPGFID, from the coding sequence ATGACTATACTGAATACAAAGTTTAAAAAGGCACCAGTTGTTTTAATCTTGCTGCTATTGACCACTGGTTTTTTAGCAGGCTTTAAAATGGCGCAGAATATGGCCATAGAAAAAAGCGATGTTGAAGCAGCTCAAAAGATCCTCAACCTCGATTTTGATGATCAGGAAATTTCGCAAATGCTCCCCAATATAAACCGCAACCTGAGAGGTTTGAAGGAATTGCATGAGTATAAAATTGACAACAGCGTTCCTCCTGCATTGTGGTTTAATCCACCCAAGGGAAATAGACCAATTCCGACCAAACAACAGCAAATCCAATGGGAACTCCCAAAAAATGTAAAGCTTCCAGAGAATAAAAACGACCTAGCCTTTTACACTGTCGCAGAGCTATCAGTGCTCATCCGAGAGCGGAAAATCACTTCTGTCGAGCTTACAGAATTCTTCATCGGTAGACTTAGAAGGCATGATGATTCGTTGAAGGCCGTTATTAGCATCACGGAAGAAAGAGCTTTAGCACAAGCCAAACGAGCAGATGACCTTTTGAAGAATGGTACTTATCTGGGCCCTCTTCATGGAATTCCATATGGTGCTAAGGACCTTATGTCGGTGCCTGAATACAAGACTACCTGGGGTGCTGGGCCTTATAAGGACCAAGACAGAGGCAAGGAGTTGGCCACCGTGGTAAAGAAACTTGACGAGGCTGGTGCTGTGTTAGTCGCTAAACTCACCTTAGGAGCGCTCGCCATGGGTGATGTCTGGTATGGTGGAACAACTAAAAATCCCTGGAACCTGAAACAAGGGTCTAGTGGGTCGTCAGCAGGTTCAGCCTCCAGTACCTCTGCGGGGCTTGTGCCTTTTGCCCTTGGCACAGAAACACTGGGATCAATTGTCTCTCCATCAACCAGAAATGGTGTAACTGGCCTAAGGCCAACTTTTGGTCGCGTTAGTCGCGCTGGAGCAATGGCACTGAGTTGGAGTATGGATAAGATTGGTCCGATTACCAGAAATGCCCTTGACTGCGCTCTTGTTTTTGACGCCATTAGGGGAGTAGATAATATTGACCTGACGGTCGAAGACCATCCTTTTAATTATCAGGGCAAGGTAGATCTATCAAAGCTTAGGGTCGGGTATCTGAAATCTTACTTTGACAGAAATAGACCAACCCAAAAAGAAAATGACGACAAGTCACTAGAAGTATTAAGGTCGCTTGGGGCTGACCTTCAACCTGTCGAATGGGTTTCTAATTTGCCTTTTCCGGCAATGCAAGCCATCCTCAGTGCCGAAGCTTCAGCTGCCTTTGATGCGCTTACTCGATCAGACAGAGACACGCTATTAGTGAGACAGAGCGCAGGAGCCTGGCCAAATTTGTTCCGTAGCGCCCGCTTTACCTCCGCGGTTGATTATATCAATGCCAACAGGGTCCGATATGAAGTAGTGCAAAGGGTAAACGCGCTTATGGAGGACTATGATGTAATCGTTACACCGAGCTTTGGTGGAAGTCAACTTCTGACTACTAACCTGACAGGTCATCCCTGTGTGGTGCTCAAGAATGGTTACAACCAGAATGGCAGTCCGACCAGTATCTCATTCATTGGTAACCTTTTCGATGAAGCCACCATTCTAGCAGTTGCCAGGGCCTATCAAGAGGCGACAGCATTCGATGAGCAACACCCTCCGGGCTTTATTGATTAA
- a CDS encoding S41 family peptidase, whose product MKRHLSTINKVVLVSLLVLTNTFSLLSNNYNRTITRQEAADDLEVYFQIIDKQHGNPYQYISRQAFQKLVLDKVASLPEAITFKQFEVLLAELNNTLRCGHTKVGMDKSVVRQDLGLSQFFPLPIKIIEGRAYVDFERSDIPHGAELLSINDEEIPALLPKLINLTVTDGFSETKPLREVESKFGYYYFLKNGASSSFSVSYKDPIGQVRQVIVEGVAGNTMLANNYYRPINMSHERYNRFTNLDAIDSLQTLVLTLNTFQANPDWFDQKLGSRYNEEDKEFDFENLVIDLRINEGGDRRLLNTMYQFLTGRKLNDPSKTYTRSQSIEMKKYVASINGRLKTDESLKGAEDYIQKYFQAPKEGRFEAPLLNWYDEFEGTTDYKGAKFDGNIYVLISGRTFSAAADLARILGQMDNVILIGEETGGAHVGRAANMLVNYSLPNTSSTLQVPVIYEEFVNVSTDNAGRGTFPDYAVQTTFEDLLDKKDSVFEYALELISQRNSFGSN is encoded by the coding sequence ATGAAAAGACATTTAAGTACAATCAATAAGGTAGTATTGGTCAGTTTGTTAGTACTGACAAATACATTTTCCCTTTTATCTAACAACTATAATCGAACAATTACTCGTCAAGAGGCTGCCGATGATCTGGAAGTTTACTTTCAGATCATCGATAAGCAGCACGGCAATCCTTACCAATATATCAGCCGCCAGGCATTTCAAAAATTGGTATTGGACAAAGTAGCATCCCTTCCTGAGGCCATTACTTTCAAACAATTTGAGGTGCTCCTTGCTGAGCTCAACAATACATTGCGTTGTGGTCATACAAAGGTGGGAATGGATAAATCGGTTGTTCGTCAGGATTTAGGGTTATCTCAATTCTTTCCCTTACCGATAAAGATTATAGAGGGAAGAGCTTATGTAGACTTCGAGCGCAGTGACATTCCTCATGGTGCGGAATTACTAAGCATTAATGATGAGGAAATTCCGGCTCTATTGCCAAAACTTATCAACCTTACAGTCACTGATGGTTTCAGTGAAACAAAACCTTTAAGAGAAGTAGAGAGCAAATTTGGCTATTACTACTTCTTAAAAAACGGTGCTTCTTCTAGCTTCTCAGTAAGCTATAAGGACCCTATTGGTCAAGTTCGACAAGTGATTGTTGAAGGCGTGGCGGGAAATACCATGCTGGCGAACAATTACTACAGACCAATCAACATGTCGCATGAGCGATACAATCGGTTTACGAACCTTGATGCGATCGACTCCCTTCAGACGCTCGTTCTAACATTGAATACATTCCAGGCTAACCCGGACTGGTTTGATCAGAAGTTAGGATCACGTTACAATGAGGAAGACAAGGAGTTCGACTTTGAAAATCTCGTTATTGATCTGAGAATAAACGAGGGGGGCGATCGCAGATTGTTGAACACGATGTACCAGTTTTTAACCGGTAGAAAACTCAACGATCCTTCAAAGACGTATACCAGATCTCAGAGCATCGAGATGAAGAAATATGTTGCTTCGATTAATGGTCGTTTAAAGACAGATGAATCTTTAAAAGGTGCTGAAGACTATATTCAAAAGTATTTCCAAGCACCGAAAGAAGGACGATTTGAAGCCCCTCTGCTGAACTGGTATGACGAGTTCGAAGGAACAACAGATTACAAAGGAGCCAAGTTTGATGGCAACATTTATGTCTTGATTTCTGGAAGGACCTTCTCTGCAGCAGCTGACCTTGCTAGGATATTAGGCCAAATGGATAATGTGATATTGATAGGTGAAGAAACTGGTGGTGCCCATGTGGGCAGAGCGGCTAATATGTTGGTAAACTATAGCCTGCCAAATACAAGCTCAACCCTTCAAGTACCTGTCATCTATGAGGAATTTGTGAATGTATCGACTGACAATGCCGGTAGAGGGACTTTTCCTGATTATGCTGTACAGACTACTTTTGAAGATCTTTTGGATAAAAAAGATTCTGTATTTGAGTATGCTTTGGAGTTAATTAGTCAGCGAAATTCTTTCGGTTCGAATTAA